Genomic DNA from Deltaproteobacteria bacterium:
GGACCATCAAGCAAATGAGGCAGCTCGCGGCTGTAGCGCTTCGGCAGGTGCCGTCTGGCCGTTCGGATTTGTTCCTCGATCAGATAGAAATTGTCCAGCAACCATTCACCGGCAGGCGTAATCCTGCGATCCGCCTTTACATCATCCGTTAGCAGGCCAAGAACTTCCAGCAAAAGGGCTTCGTTTTCCGCAAGCCGCCCCAAAAGGCGGTTTCGGGTGCGTCCGGGCTTTACCCTGTGCGAACCGGCAAGAATTTTGCCGTGCTGCTCCATCTGATAGGAACTGAAAAGTTCCGACCGGAGAGGCAGTTCGTCGTTGTCATACTTCCGGAAATTGCCGCCCCCGTCAGGGTGCGCCAAGACGCGGGAAATGACTTCGCGAACGGTATTGATGCCGACCTCCATTTTTAAATCTTTCGGGTCAAAAATTCTTTTTTGCTGACTTCGCAGGTCACATAAAGACCAGGCCGCCATAATTTGCGGGCCCTGTAAAAAACAAGGCGACCTTTAAATCAAAAAGCACCCGATACACACCATGGGCCATATTTATGCCAAAAAGGCTGTTGCCTGCCCTTTTACCAGCTTCGGTTAAAGCAGATGCCCAAACATGAACTGTCCGCCAGGGGCTTGATATCCCAACCTTTATAGGGCCTTGTGAACAGATACCCGCTTGCGATTCCCATGGCAGCTCCGGCTATGACGTCAATTGGGTGATGTTTATCCGCCTCAACCCGGCTGTAGGCCACGAAGCCTGCCAGGGCGTAGGCAGGCAGGCCATACTCCCAACCATAACGCTTGCGCATGAACTCGGCGGTGGTAAAGGAAAAGGCGGCGTGGCCGGATGGAAACGACCGGTCATCTCCATTGGGACGGGTCGTTTCGACGGTGGATTGAAGGACCCAAGCCGTTCCCATCGAAAGCGCCGCCGCTTCGCCAAATTCCAGGGCGCCCTGGCCGTCCTTCAGGCCGATGACAAGCCCGACTGCTGCCACAGGCAGTGCGATCAGCAACACATCCCCCGCCAGCTCGATACTGTCCTTGGCTTTAACGTCGGCAGCAGCCGCAAGGCTTGCCAGCGTTACAAGAATCGAAATGGCGATATAATAAATTCGAGGTTTCATTGGCTCTCCATTCGGCGAATCAGCCCGTTCCAATCAGAGGCATAAGAAGTTAACTTCACTCCACAACCCCGAACCCCTCCTTGCCAAGCAGGGTATAGACAAGGCTTAAGGTTCCGGTTGTCTGGTGCGCGTCGGTCCGGTCGGGGTAATAGGCGTCCCGGCTGGATGCTATGTACTGAATTCCGGCGGCGTGCCTTCCGTAAACGCGGACTGTGAGCCCGGAGTTCCAGCGCACAATGTTTTCCCTTCCGGGCTCGGTGCCGCCAAGGTCGCTTATGTAATAGGCGCGGCCTGTGGCGTCCAGCATGGCCCGGTCGCCCAGGATGAGCCTAAGCGCAACCAGCCCCTGGGGGGCCACGCCATAATGGTAGTTGCGCTCGCCCGCCCCGGCGATGGTGCCCGCAGCGCCGTAGCCGACGCCGCCCAGGACCGAGCCCTGGAGCGTCAGCGATTGTGCGGGCCGCCACCGGAAGGTGGTTCCCAGGGAAAAGGCCGTGCTTGATACCCGGAAGATTTCCGGCGATATGTAGTCATAGCCGCCGTAAAGCCCCCAAATCCCTTTATAGGAGTCACCGGCTTCGTATTTTCTTCCCGCCAGGAGGCCGCGAACCATGACGTTTTCCACGGGGTTGTCGGTATTGCCGGAGGCCGTGACCTCAAAATGGAAGTAATCGAAGGGGCGCTTGTATTCGTATCCGGGCTTTCCCGGAAGTCCGTAGGCCATGGAAAAGTCCAGGGTGGCGTCCGTTCTTTCAACAGGGATCGATCCGTTCTGATCAAAAAAGCGGCCCAGGCTCGCGCCTAAACGCAGGCGCCATAAGGTGGCCGGATTGCGGCTTGCAAAGACGGGTTTGAAGCGATCACCGAACATGAGGCGGTTGAAACCCAAGGGAGGAGAAATGCCTGCGGCGAAAAACTCGCGCCAGACACTTGGCTTTTCTCCTTCGAGCAAATGGCTGGCCATGCGATGGAGCGGCTCTCCGAAAAAACTTCCTGCAATGCCGGAAGCGATCTGGTCATTGAAGGAGGGCGACGTGGTCTCGCCCCCGGTTTCCCAGAGGAAACTGCCCACGAAGGTATAAGCGGCTGATTCCCAATAGCCAAGGCCAGCCGATCGGGCCAAATTGTGGTAAACGGCCCCCTGGTAAGGATGCATGAACTGGTTCGTGGAAAAGTCGTCCAGGTCGAACCCCCAGGGGCCTTCCGCAACATGCTCCGTAAAGTTCGAAAAGCTGGTGTCGTAGACTTTTTTCCCGTTTTCCTCATCATCGGGGCTGATTATTCTGGCGCAACCGTTCAAAAGGAGGATGAAGCCGGGTATTTCAAGGGCCGGGATAATGTAGCTTTTGCCGCCGCCTGCGACATCTCTGCCCGCAACGGAGGAATCTGCCATCAGGCCGGGGGAAACATTTGCGGATGATTCCGCAGGCAGGGCCATGACAGGCGTGCCGCTTTCAAATGAGTCCGCCAAAGACGGGAAAAACGGAACGAGGCAGGCAAGAACCAGGAGGAGGAAAAAGCGGAAAGCCTTTCCCGACTTTGCATATATGTTTTTTGTCAGGATCATGGCTTGTGTCATCCTTTTAAAGTCTTAATGGCGGAGGTCTGCAGGTTGCAGGCATGAATTATTTCGCCTCGTTATAAAAATTTTTCGCGGCCAAGGTTGTTGAAAACCCCTTAAATCAGGGGAAATTGTATGGTTGGACCACGCCAAAGGCTCGGCCCAACATCCTGATAAACCAAGTACTTTGTTGGGTCGCGCTGCGTTTGGACCAACCTGTGCGAGGTTTTGCAATTACCCTGGCCAAAAATCAGTTTCAGCAAAGCGGTTTTTCCTTGGAGCGCGGGCGGGCCGCGATACGAAAACGGCCCGCCCGGTTTTGAAGAAAAACGCCTATCCTGCGTACCCGCTTTTTTCCAGGTCCGACAGAACGCGCTCGATCTGGTTCGGGGTTTCCGAGCCCAGGGTCTTCATGCTGGCGTTGTCAAGCTCGACGGCAAGGCCGGTTTGCTCATGGATGATCCGTTCAAGGGCCTCGTCGCTCATGTTCTTCGGGTCGGCCATGACCACGGCGATCTTGTCATTGTCCAGGGACGAACGCCCGCCCGGCAGGTAAATGGTGCCGGAGCTGAAGTCCACGGCAAAGGCGATGATGCCGGGAACAACGAACAGTATCAGGCATACTCCGTCCATTATCGCCACGGCGGGGTCAACCCGCCCTCTCGTCTGCCCACGGCGCTCGGGGTAGACAAAATACCCGCATGCCGCCGTCTGCAGCAGGAAGAACGCCACTACCAACAGACAGATGACTCTTTTCCAGCTTCTTGTTTTACACATGGGAAAGACTCCTTCCTTGTTTTATGAATTGCGGGGCAAAGCCTCGGCTGATCCGATCACTTCTCAGATCGGCGGCCGCCCCTTGATAACCCTGATCAGCACGACGATAACCGCGATGACCAACAGCACGTGAATGAGCCCGCCCACCGTGACATGGGTCAGAAGCCCCAAAAGCCATAGCATTACCAGTATTACGACAATGGTCCATATCATCTTGTTCTCCTTCCGGGCCGCCCCTGCCGCGTGGCGACAAATGCCTTACCTGCCGCGTCCCTGGCCTCCGTCTTCACGTTCCTCATCTTCCCCGTACTGTTTCCGATCCTTCTTGTTTCGCCCTTTTTTATCCTGACCCTTGCTCTGAGGCTGGGGCTGGGGTTGCTGAACCTGCTGCTGCTGAACCTGCTGCTGGTCCTGCTGCCTCCGCCGCTGATCCTGCTGCTGCTGCACCTGCTGTTGCTGGTCCTGCTGCCTCCGCCGCTGGTCCTGCTGCTGCTGGACCTGCTGTTGCTGGTCCTGGTGCCTCCGCCGCTGGTCCTGCTGCTGCTGAACCTGCTGCTGCTGATCCTGTTGCCGCTGCTGCTGAACCTGCTGTTGCTGGTCCTGCTGCCTCCGCCGCTGGTCCTGCTGCTGCTGCTGAACCTGCTGCTGCTGATCCTGTTGCTGCTGGTCCTGCTGCCTCCGCCGCTGATCCTGCTGCTGCTGGACCTGCTGCTGATCCTGCTGCCTCCGCCGCTGATCCTGCTGCTGCTGGACCTGGGGCTGCTGATCCTGCCGCCGCCGCCGCCGCTGATCCTGCTGCTGCTGGACCTGGGGCTGTCGGCCCTGGCCATCCCACTGTCGTGACTGTTGCGGCTGCCGGGCCTGCGGCTGCTGAACAGGCCGTTGCTGCTGCTGTGGCTGTTGCTCCTGACCCTGGCGTTGTTGCCACTCACGTTGCTGCTGCTGTGGCTGATTGCGGGGGTTGGCCTGCTGTACTCCCCAGTTTCCCTGCCTCTCCCAATACTTGTTCTGCTTCCAGCCGCGCCAGTTCTGTTCCACCTGCTGGTGCCGGATTCGACGGTGCTGCCAGGGCCTGCCTTTCCATTCGCGGGTTCTGTAGCGTTGTCTCCAGTCGCGGGGAACGCTGCGGTAAAACGTGGGGGTGTCCCTGTAGTAAGCCCAACCCCTGTCGTAATGCTGCGAACGATACCAGCGGCCGCTCCACGGACGCCACCACCAGCCTTCAAAGAAAAAAATGTCCGCCTCGATGTCCGGAACAAAATAGACATCTGTCTCAGGCATCACCACCATTTCGGGAGGCGAGGAAAACACGATGAGGGGGGGAAGCTCGATCCCCACCTGAATGCTTCCCATTGCAAAGACGGGGCCAGCCAGAACGGTCAGCCCCAAGACCGTAACCCCCGAAAACATCAGCTTTCTGAAACTTCTTACCTTCATGGCGCTTTTCCTTTTTGTAAGCGTTCACAGCAGGCCAACGGGGTTCCAAAGCACTTTATACGCTGAAGTGGAAACAACGGGTGTTCCATCCACCCTCAGACCCATTGTGAACGCTCACTTTCCTTCTTGCCTGTGCGCTATGACTCTTTAACGGTTCTGTCCACGGCCATTGTAGTCCTGGTCCTGGCGTCTGTCCTCCTGCCGCTGTTCCTGGCGTCTGTCCTGCCGCTGTTCCTGGCGTCTGTCCTGCCGCTGTTCCTGGCGTCTGTCCTGCCGCCTCTCCTGTTGCCGTTGCTGCTGGCGGTAATGACGGGGATTTACGCCCTGGACTCCCCAGTTGTTCTGCCTTTCCCAATGCCTGTTCTGTCTCCAGCCGCGCCAGTTCTTTCGAACCTCTTGCTGTTGAACGCGCTGGTGCTGCCAGGGCTGGCCTCTCCAATCGCGGTCCCTGTAGTGCTGTCTCCAGTTGCCGGGCACGTTGCGATAAAAAGCCGGGGTGCCTCTTCGATAAGCCCAGCCCCTGTCGTAATTCCGCGAACGGTACCAGCGG
This window encodes:
- a CDS encoding DUF3943 domain-containing protein — encoded protein: MILTKNIYAKSGKAFRFFLLLVLACLVPFFPSLADSFESGTPVMALPAESSANVSPGLMADSSVAGRDVAGGGKSYIIPALEIPGFILLLNGCARIISPDDEENGKKVYDTSFSNFTEHVAEGPWGFDLDDFSTNQFMHPYQGAVYHNLARSAGLGYWESAAYTFVGSFLWETGGETTSPSFNDQIASGIAGSFFGEPLHRMASHLLEGEKPSVWREFFAAGISPPLGFNRLMFGDRFKPVFASRNPATLWRLRLGASLGRFFDQNGSIPVERTDATLDFSMAYGLPGKPGYEYKRPFDYFHFEVTASGNTDNPVENVMVRGLLAGRKYEAGDSYKGIWGLYGGYDYISPEIFRVSSTAFSLGTTFRWRPAQSLTLQGSVLGGVGYGAAGTIAGAGERNYHYGVAPQGLVALRLILGDRAMLDATGRAYYISDLGGTEPGRENIVRWNSGLTVRVYGRHAAGIQYIASSRDAYYPDRTDAHQTTGTLSLVYTLLGKEGFGVVE
- a CDS encoding lmo0937 family membrane protein, with amino-acid sequence MIWTIVVILVMLWLLGLLTHVTVGGLIHVLLVIAVIVVLIRVIKGRPPI
- a CDS encoding phosphatase PAP2 family protein; translation: MKPRIYYIAISILVTLASLAAAADVKAKDSIELAGDVLLIALPVAAVGLVIGLKDGQGALEFGEAAALSMGTAWVLQSTVETTRPNGDDRSFPSGHAAFSFTTAEFMRKRYGWEYGLPAYALAGFVAYSRVEADKHHPIDVIAGAAMGIASGYLFTRPYKGWDIKPLADSSCLGICFNRSW